One window of the Bos mutus isolate GX-2022 chromosome X, NWIPB_WYAK_1.1, whole genome shotgun sequence genome contains the following:
- the DUSP9 gene encoding dual specificity protein phosphatase 9, whose protein sequence is MEGLGRSCLWLRRELSPPRPRLLLLDCRSRELYESARIGGALSVALPALLLRRLRRGSLSVRALLPGPPLQPPPPAPVLLYDQGGGRHRRTEAEAEEWEADSVLGTLLQKLREEGYLAYYLQGGFSRFQAECPHLCETSLDRRGGPSMAPLPSPVVGLGGLCLGSDCSDVDSEPDRDAMSCGLDSEGATPPPAGLLPSFPVQILPNLYLGSARDSANVESLAKLGIRYILNVTPNLPNLFEKNGDFHYKQIPISDHWSQNLSQFFPEAIAFIDEALSQNCGVLVHCLAGVSRSVTVTVAYLMQKLHLSLNDAYDLVKRKKSNISPNFSFMGQLLDFERSLQLEERRARERGSGGQESAASDPPSFFTTPTSDGVFELDAT, encoded by the exons ATGGAGGGTCTGGGCCGCTCGTGCCTGTGGCTGCGCCGGGAGCTGTCGCCCCCGCGCCCGCGGCTGTTGCTGCTTGACTGCCGCAGCCGTGAGCTCTACGAGTCGGCGCGCATCGGCGGGGCGCTGAGCGTGGCCCTGCCCGCGCTGCTGCTGCGCCGCCTGCGGCGAGGGAGCCTGTCGGTGCGAGCGCTACTACCGGGGCCGCCGCtgcagcccccgccccccgccccggtgCTCCTGTACGACCAGGGCGGGGGCCGGCACCGGCGCACCGAGGCCGAGGCCGAGGAGTGGGAGGCCGACTCGGTGCTGGGCACTCTGCTGCAGAAGCTTCGGGAGGAAGGCTACCTGGCCTACTACCTACAGG GTGGCTTCAGCAGATTCCAGGCCGAGTGCCCTCACCTCTGTGAGACCAGCCTCGACCGCCGGGGGGGCCCGAGCATGGCCCCACTGCCCAGCccagtggtggggctggggggcctgTGCCTGGGCTCCGACTGCTCTGATGTGGATTCCGAGCCTGACCGTGATGCCATGAGCTGCGGCCTGGATTCTGAGGGCGCCACACCCCCCCCAGCGGGGCTGCTGCCGTCCTTCCCTGTCCAGATCTTGCCCAACCTCTACCTGGGCAGTGCCCGTGATTCAGCCAACGTGGAGAGCTTGGCCAAGCTGGGCATCCGCTACATCCTCAATGTCACCCCCAACCTCCCCAACCTCTTCGAGAAGAATGGCGACTTTCACTACAAGCAGATCCCCATCTCGGACCACTGGAGCCAGAACTTGTCCCAGTTCTTTCCGGAGGCCATCGCGTTCATTG ACGAGGCCTTGTCGCAGAACTGCGGGGTGCTCGTTCACTGTCTGGCGGGTGTCAGCCGGTCCGTCACTGTCACCGTGGCCTACCTCATGCAGAAGCTGCACCTCTCGCTCAACGATGCCTACGATCTGGTCAAGAGGAAGAAGTCCAACATCTCGCCCAACTTCAGCTTCATGGGGCAGCTGCTGGACTTCGAGCGCAGCCTGCAGCTGGAAGAGCGCCGTGCCCGGGAGAGGGGCAGCGGGGGGCAGGAGTCAGCCGCCTCTGATCCCCCCTCTTTCTTCACCACCCCAACCAGCGATGGTGTCTTTGAGCTGGATGCCACATAG